From a region of the Gemmatimonadota bacterium genome:
- a CDS encoding helix-turn-helix transcriptional regulator, translated as MGRLFSLTYPTAAVLLALRAGHRYGFDLMDATGLPDGTVYPILRRLERRGVLEGAWESEERARAEQRPARRYYRLTRVGEEAMAEVVERFPALVRTFATGPEIA; from the coding sequence ATGGGACGCCTCTTCAGCCTCACGTACCCGACCGCCGCGGTGCTGCTCGCGCTGCGGGCCGGGCATCGGTACGGCTTCGACCTGATGGATGCCACCGGGCTGCCCGATGGGACGGTCTATCCGATCCTGCGACGCCTGGAGCGCCGGGGCGTGCTGGAGGGGGCCTGGGAGAGCGAGGAACGGGCCCGCGCGGAGCAGCGGCCCGCGCGCCGCTACTACCGGCTCACCCGCGTGGGTGAGGAGGCCATGGCCGAGGTCGTCGAACGCTTCCCGGCTCTGGTACGGACGTTCGCGACCGGCCCGGAGATCGCGTGA